TAAAGGTGGCTGAGTATCAGGCAGCAGAGTGAGGCGCGTAAAGCCTCCGGCAGCAGCAGCCTCACCCAGGGACTGGAGGGTTTCACGGGCTTCAAATCCGGGAGTACCGGAATGGCAGTAGAGGTCCACTAAACCAGGACCGAGAATCAAACCCGAGCAGTCACGCCGCTGGGTATCGCTAGGCAAGTTCGTGATCGAGTCCTCAATGGCCTTGAGCTGGCCGTCGGAGATCAGGACATCTGAGATGCGATCCTGTTGGCTACTTGGATCTAAAAGGCGGACCTGGTGCAGCAACTCATGCGTCATCGAAAGCCCTCCTCATCAGCGTTTGCGTCATCCCTGGCTATAAAGCCCCGGCTGCAGTTTGATCAAGAACGCCACCAGCTAAGTGGGTGGTCATATTCATCGCCGCCAGCGTCGGCTTCCCGGCAGCGGTATAGTCAATAACGCTCACGGCTCCGTTACCCTGCTTAAAGGACCAAAACTGTTCCGGCCCTAAGCCCGCGAGATGGCACAAAATGACTTTATTGACAGCATCATGCGCAACAACAATTCCCACCTTGCCGCTGCCCAGATGGGCTTTCACGATGGCGTCCCAGGCTGCGATCGCCCGATCCCAAACCTGCTGGAGGTTTTCTCCCTCCGGCATCTGGACCTCTGCAGGGGTTGATTGCCAACGCTCTAGCTCACCGGGATAGCCGCTTTCAATCTCGTTCTCTAGGCATCCTTCCCATTTGCCGTGACTGATTTCTCGCAGTTGATCATCCACCGTCAAAGGCACCTGCGGGTGATGGGCCAAGATCAGTTCAGCCGTTTCTTTGGGACGCAGCATTGAGCTGCTCACGGCAAAGTCGATGTGGATATCTTTCAAAAAGTCAGCGGCCTGCTGTCCCTGCAGACGTCCGTTGTCATTCAGCGGCACGTCGATCTGGCCTTGAAATTTACCCTGCCGGTTCCAGTCTGTTTCACCGTGGCGCACTAAGAGCAGCCGCAGCGCCTCATAATTTTGCCGGGGAGACGAAACCTTTAGTCCTGTGTGATCGGTTAGATTGAGGGACTCTAGCTGCGTGGGCTGTCCTGGCACGAAATTGAGAATACTGATGTTGCAGTTGGCCTGCTGCAGCGAATGGTAGCGCTCAGGCGTCAGCCCCAAAGCGGTTCCTAACAAAGCCCGATTAATACCGCTGTGCCCTACAAGAAGAATGGTTTCTCCCTGATGCTGGGGGAGAAGCTGCTGCCAAACCTGCTGGGCCTGCTCATAGAGTGCAGGCACCGGGTAAAAAGATTCGAGGCCGTTGTCGCCCTCAACTTCCATACAGAGCTTTTCAGGGTAATGGTGCCAGTTTTCATAGCCCTGCGGATCTCGTTCTTTGACTTCAGAGAACAAGATACCTTCCCAAAGCGGCAGGCTGATTTCGATCAGGTTATCCAAAACCCGTGGCTGCACGGTGGTCTCAAGCTGCTGGCAAATATTTTCTGCGGTGTGGCGCGTCCGCATCAAGGGGCTATGGTAGATGGCGTCAAAGGGAATATCTTTTAGCGCTCGCCCCACACTCTGGGCGTCGGCGGTGCCTTGCTCGGTCAAGGTGGATTCGTCGAGATGACCTTGAATGCGACGTTCAACGTTGTAGGTGCTCTCGCCGTGACGAACGAGAATTACACGGGTAGCCAGGGCCTTGTCGTCCATAGGGAGATGCGATCGCAAATAAAGACTAGTTAAGTGGGCACACAGGCCACGAAAATTCTACCCTGTCCAGACAGTAGTTCTCAAACTTCTAGCTAAAGCCGACTCTTTAGAAATCAGGTAAGCAGGATTATGACGGAGGTGATTGCAGGTGTGACTACATATTGCCTTTAAAGTGAAGAATAACTCTCCCGACAGATTCCCTATAGCCACCCCTGAGACACTGCATGATCAAGGATCGCCAGCTTTATAAACTCATCCTCAGTATTCTGACCGTCATTGTGGTCGCCATGATTGGTCTCCAGCTCGTGAGTAGCTGGACACAACCTCAGGCCCAAAGCCAGCTCAATCTCTATGAAAGCGATCTACTGCTGCAGGCTTCGAC
Above is a window of Acaryochloris thomasi RCC1774 DNA encoding:
- a CDS encoding histidine phosphatase family protein, whose protein sequence is MDDKALATRVILVRHGESTYNVERRIQGHLDESTLTEQGTADAQSVGRALKDIPFDAIYHSPLMRTRHTAENICQQLETTVQPRVLDNLIEISLPLWEGILFSEVKERDPQGYENWHHYPEKLCMEVEGDNGLESFYPVPALYEQAQQVWQQLLPQHQGETILLVGHSGINRALLGTALGLTPERYHSLQQANCNISILNFVPGQPTQLESLNLTDHTGLKVSSPRQNYEALRLLLVRHGETDWNRQGKFQGQIDVPLNDNGRLQGQQAADFLKDIHIDFAVSSSMLRPKETAELILAHHPQVPLTVDDQLREISHGKWEGCLENEIESGYPGELERWQSTPAEVQMPEGENLQQVWDRAIAAWDAIVKAHLGSGKVGIVVAHDAVNKVILCHLAGLGPEQFWSFKQGNGAVSVIDYTAAGKPTLAAMNMTTHLAGGVLDQTAAGAL